The proteins below are encoded in one region of Chryseobacterium wanjuense:
- a CDS encoding Ig-like domain-containing protein, whose protein sequence is MKRLLLLFVIGFLLQSCARVGSPVGGPKDSLAPKFLSSNIDTTRINVSRDIRELRLDFDEYITLKDINKNLIISPPIKSITRIIPSNIANKFILIQWKDTLQANTTYNFNFGNSIADNNEGNILRYFNFAFSTGDKLDDLYISGEVKDALSIKKGSENKFVVGLYQAKDTIDYKQKPYYITKVDDDGYYELNYLSPGKYKIIAFEDENGNSMYDAGKEKVGFQKDPLVLEKSISGLNLKVYPSRKSLKYVEMKETPGGILMTFEGRPNDVKVLSINDKLQDIKVTHRPKSDSVNIWFDAVKNNVGQGTTENLKFSYDADKKQDTVSVFYKYNTKNAMDINSDNGGGMLAPKSDFKISSNYYLDKINTDKWLLRAEGDSVNTIPFTAKISETNPYQILVKSDFISGKKYQLTVPKETVSSFYAKNYQSKRFDFEVDKVENFGSLTFKLQNAPTSSYWIQLLDTSDKVLFEKYAKGDEVKFNIIKPGEYIVRILADNNENKYWDEADFQNDVFAEDSYIYYKVVIVRPLWDSVEDWDLKDTRTLDTSKLTVPKTTAPPQDAKKTDLKSNNTMLTPTR, encoded by the coding sequence ATGAAAAGACTTCTTCTATTATTCGTCATCGGTTTTCTTTTGCAGTCTTGTGCGAGAGTAGGGTCGCCTGTTGGTGGGCCAAAAGATTCACTGGCTCCGAAATTTTTAAGTTCAAACATTGATACAACAAGAATTAATGTTTCCAGAGATATCAGAGAACTCCGCCTTGATTTTGATGAATATATAACATTGAAGGATATTAATAAAAATCTGATTATTTCTCCGCCTATTAAAAGCATTACAAGAATTATCCCCTCCAATATTGCGAACAAGTTTATTCTGATTCAATGGAAGGATACTTTGCAGGCAAATACGACCTACAATTTCAATTTCGGGAATTCGATTGCAGATAATAATGAAGGAAATATTTTGCGATATTTCAATTTTGCCTTTTCTACGGGAGATAAGCTGGATGATTTGTACATCAGCGGGGAAGTTAAGGATGCTTTGTCTATTAAAAAAGGAAGTGAAAATAAGTTTGTGGTTGGCTTGTATCAGGCAAAAGATACCATCGATTACAAACAAAAACCTTATTACATTACAAAGGTGGATGATGATGGGTATTACGAACTGAACTACCTTTCTCCGGGAAAATATAAAATCATTGCTTTCGAAGATGAAAACGGAAATTCTATGTATGATGCAGGAAAAGAAAAAGTTGGTTTCCAGAAAGATCCTCTGGTGCTGGAGAAATCAATTTCAGGACTGAATTTAAAGGTTTACCCTTCCAGAAAATCGTTAAAATATGTTGAAATGAAGGAAACTCCGGGCGGAATTTTAATGACGTTCGAAGGAAGACCAAACGATGTGAAAGTTCTTTCCATTAATGATAAACTTCAGGATATTAAAGTGACGCACAGACCAAAATCAGATTCGGTAAACATCTGGTTTGATGCGGTGAAAAATAATGTCGGACAAGGTACAACGGAGAATTTAAAATTCAGCTATGATGCCGACAAAAAGCAGGACACCGTTTCTGTATTTTATAAGTACAATACGAAAAATGCAATGGACATCAACAGTGATAACGGTGGCGGAATGCTGGCTCCGAAATCAGATTTTAAAATCAGTTCCAATTATTATTTAGATAAAATCAATACCGATAAATGGCTGTTGAGAGCGGAAGGAGATTCTGTAAATACGATACCTTTCACTGCGAAAATTTCAGAAACAAATCCGTATCAGATTTTAGTTAAATCAGATTTTATCTCTGGCAAAAAATATCAGCTGACGGTTCCGAAAGAAACAGTTTCTTCTTTTTATGCTAAAAATTATCAGTCAAAACGTTTTGATTTTGAAGTTGATAAAGTGGAGAATTTTGGTAGTCTGACATTTAAATTACAAAATGCCCCAACTTCCAGCTATTGGATTCAGTTATTGGACACTTCCGATAAAGTTTTGTTTGAAAAATATGCAAAAGGGGATGAGGTTAAATTTAATATCATAAAACCTGGAGAATACATTGTAAGGATTCTGGCAGACAACAATGAAAATAAATATTGGGACGAAGCAGATTTCCAAAACGATGTCTTTGCGGAAGATTCTTATATTTATTACAAAGTGGTAATTGTACGACCGCTTTGGGATAGTGTAGAAGATTGGGATCTGAAGGATACAAGAACATTAGATACATCGAAACTGACGGTTCCTAAAACAACAGCTCCTCCACAGGATGCCAAAAAAACGGACTTGAAGAGTAATAACACAATGCTGACTCCCACGAGGTAA
- a CDS encoding WG repeat-containing protein, whose amino-acid sequence MKNVVQFLCVFISVFVFSQAKSVKKLPIKNTTKTAGKKTLTAPKTSDLVIINKELPVLIPKKKDGNFGYVNQKGKFVIPPQYHIAVFFYEDCNLLNSPNEKVRKFGTAEYATVEKDEISYRIDKKGKRVYQFKQSDLAQCAPKEYTQQLFQAYVLNGFYGIIEKSKFKDPKDYKQFQVYPQYDYLYILEGDDVVNPMIIASKNDAFGVIDVNNNIIIPFEYSDIKRNFSWKLGRMFDVSKDGKDYYYIDSKNKTY is encoded by the coding sequence ATGAAAAATGTAGTTCAATTTTTGTGTGTATTTATTTCAGTTTTTGTTTTTTCGCAGGCCAAATCTGTGAAGAAACTGCCGATTAAAAACACCACAAAAACTGCAGGTAAAAAGACATTGACAGCACCGAAAACTTCTGATCTTGTCATTATCAATAAGGAGCTTCCTGTATTAATTCCGAAAAAGAAAGACGGAAATTTTGGCTATGTCAACCAAAAAGGGAAGTTTGTCATTCCTCCTCAATATCATATTGCGGTTTTTTTCTATGAAGATTGTAATCTTTTAAATTCTCCTAATGAAAAAGTAAGAAAATTCGGGACAGCAGAATACGCGACTGTAGAAAAAGATGAAATATCATACAGAATAGATAAAAAAGGGAAAAGAGTGTATCAATTTAAACAATCCGATCTTGCTCAATGTGCTCCTAAAGAATATACTCAACAGCTGTTTCAGGCGTATGTTTTAAATGGTTTTTATGGAATTATAGAAAAATCTAAATTTAAAGATCCTAAAGATTATAAGCAGTTCCAGGTCTATCCTCAATACGATTATTTATATATTCTGGAAGGGGATGATGTTGTAAACCCGATGATTATTGCTTCTAAAAATGATGCTTTCGGAGTAATCGATGTTAATAATAATATTATTATCCCTTTTGAATATTCTGATATCAAACGTAATTTCAGCTGGAAACTGGGCAGAATGTTTGATGTTTCTAAGGATGGGAAGGATTATTATTATATTGATTCTAAAAACAAAACTTATTAA
- a CDS encoding TonB-dependent receptor, with protein MKGLFFLGLTVGSFAFLRAQNTDSLKVKEIEAVNFTKRLPVAKEIINVAKDVDSRNLGQDLPILLKNQTSIISTSDAGNGVGYTGFRIRGVAGSAINVMMNGVPYNDSESQGTFFVNVPDLTSSASQIVIQRGVGTSNNGAAAFGASINVLSKDPEEKFYFKTDDSYGSFNTYKYSAEIGSGKFWGNRLSVMGRYTHINSDGYIDRAFSKLDSYNFTALYEEGNTKIRLMAFGGKEKTYQAWNGIDRKTWETDPKFNYSGAIYDSNWENIVGFYDNETDNYRQSHYQLLWEQKFNDRWNLETTLHYTKGKGYYENYKQGDPFARYNLPDFNGEEYSDFIRKKWLNNDFYGIVSTLYGKLGMVDVNFGAVANQYYGRHFGNVTGVFFPQIDEHEYYRNRSVKNEVAGFAKALVRVNDFEFFGDLQLRNIDYNTKIITVGDDEGANLDKNWLFFNPKLGVNYKIARGKVFFSYAHAHREPNRDDLLANNDVKAEKLHDFEAGIERQFGIVSFTANLYYMYYVNQLVLNGELNNVGAFIRTNSGKSYRSGIELGALAKLSKQWELTGNVSFSNNRNLDFKIENETEVKDLGNTQISFSPDIIANLGLKFSPNKNFMFALMNQYVGKQYLDNSEDENLQLKDYLLTDFNAQYQFKIKNNDIALKLLVNNIFNKKYVNNGAVYDGTPYYFSQAGTNFMFGISWKIQ; from the coding sequence ATGAAAGGATTATTTTTTTTAGGGCTTACCGTTGGCTCGTTCGCTTTTTTACGGGCGCAAAATACCGATTCCTTGAAAGTAAAGGAAATCGAAGCTGTTAATTTTACCAAGAGACTTCCTGTTGCTAAAGAAATCATCAACGTTGCCAAAGATGTTGACAGCAGAAATTTGGGACAGGATTTACCCATTCTTCTTAAAAACCAAACTTCCATCATTTCTACTTCTGATGCCGGAAACGGTGTTGGTTACACGGGTTTCAGAATTCGTGGGGTTGCGGGAAGCGCTATCAATGTGATGATGAATGGAGTTCCGTACAATGATTCTGAAAGTCAGGGAACTTTCTTCGTGAATGTACCGGATCTCACGAGCTCGGCTTCACAAATCGTGATCCAAAGGGGAGTGGGAACTTCCAACAACGGAGCGGCTGCGTTTGGAGCAAGCATCAATGTACTTTCCAAAGATCCGGAAGAGAAATTTTATTTTAAGACAGATGACAGTTACGGCTCATTTAATACCTATAAATATTCTGCGGAAATAGGTTCCGGGAAATTCTGGGGAAACAGGCTTTCTGTGATGGGACGGTATACCCATATTAATTCTGACGGATACATCGACAGGGCTTTCTCAAAATTAGATTCTTACAATTTCACGGCTTTGTATGAAGAAGGGAACACAAAAATTCGTCTGATGGCTTTCGGAGGAAAAGAAAAAACATATCAGGCGTGGAATGGAATCGACAGAAAAACTTGGGAAACAGATCCGAAATTCAATTATTCCGGGGCAATTTATGATTCCAATTGGGAAAATATTGTTGGGTTTTATGATAATGAGACGGATAATTACAGACAAAGCCATTATCAGTTGCTTTGGGAACAGAAATTCAATGACCGTTGGAATCTGGAAACAACCTTGCATTATACAAAAGGAAAAGGATACTACGAAAACTACAAGCAGGGCGATCCTTTTGCGAGATACAATTTACCGGATTTTAACGGAGAGGAATATTCGGATTTTATCAGGAAAAAATGGCTGAATAACGATTTCTATGGTATCGTTTCAACACTTTACGGAAAACTGGGAATGGTGGACGTTAATTTCGGAGCCGTTGCCAATCAATACTACGGAAGGCATTTTGGAAATGTTACCGGGGTTTTCTTCCCGCAGATTGATGAGCACGAATATTACAGAAACCGTTCTGTGAAAAACGAGGTTGCAGGATTTGCAAAGGCTTTGGTAAGGGTAAATGATTTCGAATTCTTCGGAGATTTACAGTTGAGAAATATCGATTATAATACGAAAATTATCACTGTCGGAGACGATGAAGGAGCGAATCTGGACAAAAACTGGCTGTTTTTCAATCCGAAATTAGGGGTGAATTATAAAATAGCAAGAGGGAAAGTTTTCTTCTCCTATGCACACGCTCACCGCGAACCCAACAGAGACGATTTATTAGCCAATAATGATGTAAAAGCGGAAAAATTACATGATTTTGAAGCAGGTATTGAAAGACAATTCGGTATTGTATCGTTTACGGCGAATTTATATTATATGTATTACGTTAATCAGTTAGTCTTGAATGGCGAACTGAACAATGTCGGAGCATTCATCAGAACCAACTCCGGGAAAAGTTACAGAAGCGGGATCGAATTGGGTGCCTTGGCAAAACTTTCGAAGCAGTGGGAACTGACGGGTAATGTCAGCTTCAGCAACAACAGAAACTTGGATTTTAAAATCGAAAACGAAACGGAAGTAAAAGATCTTGGAAACACGCAGATTTCTTTCTCTCCGGACATTATCGCGAATTTGGGATTGAAATTCAGTCCGAATAAAAATTTCATGTTTGCTTTGATGAATCAATACGTTGGAAAACAATATCTGGATAATTCGGAAGATGAAAATTTGCAATTAAAAGATTATCTTTTGACGGATTTTAATGCGCAATATCAGTTTAAAATCAAAAACAATGACATTGCATTGAAACTTTTGGTGAATAATATTTTCAACAAAAAATATGTGAACAACGGTGCGGTTTATGACGGCACTCCTTACTATTTTTCCCAGGCCGGAACCAATTTCATGTTCGGGATCAGCTGGAAAATTCAGTAA
- a CDS encoding acyl-CoA thioesterase — translation MAKVKKASESLTIMTNIVLPNETNSLRNLFGGELLAKMDRCASISAARHCERRVVTASVNHVSFNHPIPEGGVVVLESKVSRAFSTSMEVYVDVWLDDPINQKKVHTNEGIYTFVAVDEFNRPIPIPDMIPETEEEISRHAAAFRRKELSLILSGRMKPLDSVELKKLFQEPQEPKKDKK, via the coding sequence ATGGCAAAAGTAAAAAAGGCGTCAGAATCACTGACTATCATGACCAATATTGTTCTTCCGAACGAAACAAATTCTCTGAGAAACCTTTTCGGAGGTGAGCTTCTAGCAAAAATGGATCGTTGTGCATCGATTTCTGCTGCAAGACATTGCGAAAGAAGGGTTGTTACGGCTTCTGTAAACCACGTTTCTTTCAATCACCCGATTCCGGAAGGTGGAGTTGTGGTGCTGGAATCTAAAGTTTCCAGAGCATTTTCAACTTCCATGGAAGTATATGTTGATGTTTGGCTGGATGATCCCATCAATCAGAAAAAAGTGCATACCAACGAGGGAATTTATACTTTTGTAGCAGTAGATGAATTCAACAGACCGATTCCGATTCCTGATATGATTCCGGAAACAGAAGAGGAAATATCAAGACACGCAGCAGCTTTCAGAAGAAAAGAACTGTCATTGATTCTTTCCGGAAGAATGAAACCTTTAGATTCTGTGGAATTGAAGAAATTGTTCCAGGAACCTCAAGAGCCAAAGAAAGACAAAAAATAA
- a CDS encoding serine hydrolase domain-containing protein, which yields MKKCNFVLILTAFLFLFSCKNKSESNETVVGNTTDLPNYGNVDLSKVFTKGDSQISDKASLVRYIDQYYNKVWVGSNLSGGILVAKGDDILYENYRGFAREDNQKVIDKNTPLHVASVSKTLTAMAMLKLIEAGKIKLSDHLTQFFPGFPYPNVTVKTLLDQRSGLPKYEYFITKIQPAPAELSKQFITNEDVLNMIIKYKPELARETDTGFMYCNTNYALLALLVEKITKKAFPQAMKEMIFDPLKMKNTFIFQEKDIPTASQSFYYGGNRLYPLDRLDLIYGDKNVYTTPRDLYNFSKAMFSKDFLNQDLMEMVFTPYSNEKFGMNNYGLGFRMKIFDNGEKLTYHNGWWHGTNSVFAHLLKSKVTIIAIGNKYSNRVYTALALSGLFEDFPPQKDKLHSIMSEDKDTLNSHSEVYGE from the coding sequence ATGAAGAAGTGTAATTTTGTACTCATTTTAACTGCCTTTTTATTCCTTTTCTCCTGCAAAAACAAATCTGAAAGCAACGAAACTGTTGTCGGAAATACGACCGATCTCCCTAATTACGGGAATGTAGATTTAAGTAAAGTTTTTACCAAAGGTGACAGCCAGATTTCGGATAAAGCATCATTGGTTCGTTACATCGATCAGTACTACAACAAAGTTTGGGTAGGAAGTAATTTGAGTGGTGGAATATTGGTGGCAAAAGGAGACGATATTCTTTATGAAAATTACAGAGGTTTCGCAAGAGAAGATAATCAAAAAGTAATTGACAAAAATACGCCGCTTCATGTAGCATCCGTTTCAAAAACATTGACGGCGATGGCAATGCTTAAATTGATAGAAGCCGGGAAAATAAAATTATCAGATCATTTAACACAGTTTTTCCCCGGGTTTCCTTATCCGAATGTTACCGTTAAAACATTATTAGACCAAAGAAGCGGTCTTCCGAAATACGAATATTTTATCACAAAAATTCAACCGGCTCCGGCAGAACTTTCAAAACAATTCATCACCAATGAAGATGTATTGAATATGATTATCAAATACAAACCTGAGCTGGCAAGAGAAACAGATACGGGATTTATGTATTGCAATACAAACTACGCCTTACTGGCTTTGCTGGTAGAAAAAATAACGAAAAAGGCGTTCCCGCAAGCAATGAAGGAAATGATTTTTGATCCTTTAAAAATGAAAAACACTTTTATTTTTCAGGAAAAAGATATTCCGACGGCTTCTCAGTCGTTTTATTACGGAGGGAACAGGTTGTATCCTTTAGACAGGCTGGATCTTATTTACGGTGATAAAAATGTCTACACGACGCCAAGAGATTTGTATAATTTTTCAAAGGCAATGTTTTCAAAAGATTTTTTAAATCAGGATTTGATGGAAATGGTTTTCACGCCTTACAGCAATGAAAAATTCGGGATGAATAATTATGGTCTTGGTTTCAGGATGAAAATTTTTGATAACGGTGAAAAACTGACCTACCACAACGGTTGGTGGCACGGAACGAATTCTGTTTTTGCCCATTTATTAAAATCAAAAGTGACGATTATTGCGATCGGGAATAAATATTCAAACAGAGTATATACAGCGCTGGCTTTGTCGGGATTATTTGAAGATTTCCCGCCTCAGAAAGACAAACTTCACAGCATCATGAGCGAGGATAAGGATACTTTGAACAGTCATAGCGAAGTTTATGGAGAATAA
- a CDS encoding 2-hydroxyacid dehydrogenase → MKILLLDKNHPLITEQLLAKNFILEEDFMSSYDEVCSKIENYDGVIIRSRIPLDKNFLEKAKNLKFIARVGAGMENIDIPVAEKLGIQLINSPEGNRDSVAEHVVGMLLILMNRLFIASQEVKNGIWLREENRGDELLGKTVGLIGYGNMGKATAKRLSGFGCKVIFHDILPDLSDEYATQVSLKELKEQAGVLSLHIPLTDVSYYLIDGPFISDMKNDFYFVNTARGKNVETKSLVEALKAGKVKGACLDVLEYEKSSFENLETENEDLKYLLESEKVIVTPHIAGWTLQSKEKLAQVIVDKIVAQFVQ, encoded by the coding sequence ATGAAAATTTTACTTTTAGATAAAAACCACCCATTAATCACCGAACAGCTTTTAGCAAAAAACTTCATTTTGGAAGAAGATTTCATGTCTTCATACGATGAGGTTTGCAGCAAAATTGAAAACTACGACGGGGTTATTATCCGAAGCCGAATTCCTTTAGATAAAAACTTTTTAGAAAAAGCAAAAAATCTGAAATTCATTGCGAGAGTAGGAGCCGGAATGGAAAATATCGATATTCCCGTTGCTGAAAAGTTGGGAATTCAGTTGATCAATTCTCCGGAAGGGAACAGAGATTCGGTCGCAGAGCACGTTGTCGGAATGTTATTAATTTTAATGAACCGGCTGTTCATCGCTTCCCAGGAAGTAAAAAACGGAATCTGGCTTCGTGAAGAAAACAGAGGCGACGAATTACTCGGGAAAACCGTTGGACTCATCGGTTACGGAAATATGGGAAAAGCCACGGCAAAAAGACTTTCGGGGTTTGGCTGTAAAGTGATTTTTCATGATATTTTACCTGATCTTTCTGATGAATATGCAACTCAGGTTTCTTTAAAGGAATTAAAAGAACAGGCTGGGGTTTTAAGCTTACATATTCCATTGACTGATGTTTCCTATTATTTAATAGATGGACCATTCATTTCCGATATGAAAAACGATTTCTATTTTGTGAATACAGCAAGAGGAAAAAATGTAGAAACTAAAAGTTTAGTTGAAGCGTTAAAAGCCGGAAAAGTAAAAGGCGCATGTCTCGACGTTCTGGAATACGAAAAGTCATCTTTTGAAAATCTCGAAACAGAAAATGAAGACTTAAAATATTTGTTAGAGTCCGAAAAAGTGATCGTTACACCACACATCGCTGGCTGGACGCTTCAAAGTAAAGAAAAACTGGCGCAGGTGATTGTCGATAAGATTGTCGCGCAGTTTGTGCAATGA
- a CDS encoding heme-binding domain-containing protein yields the protein MKIFKQILFWSVLGFALIQFIPTDKMNKPVDHKLNFVDAKHTPGKIKGLIKGACYDCHSNETVYPKYAYIAPVSWSVKSHVNEGREHLNFSVWETYNKDLKENMLSKTIQTIQGKTMPMPGYIVYHKQANLSDAERTLLVKYFEEMLKSKTY from the coding sequence ATGAAGATCTTTAAACAAATACTTTTCTGGAGCGTGCTTGGTTTTGCGTTGATTCAGTTTATTCCGACGGATAAGATGAATAAACCTGTTGACCACAAACTGAATTTTGTGGATGCCAAACATACCCCTGGAAAAATAAAAGGATTAATAAAAGGAGCGTGCTACGACTGCCACTCGAATGAAACCGTATATCCCAAGTACGCTTACATTGCGCCCGTTTCATGGTCGGTAAAAAGCCACGTAAACGAGGGTCGCGAACATCTCAATTTTTCTGTCTGGGAAACTTATAATAAAGATTTAAAAGAAAATATGTTGAGTAAAACGATCCAGACGATTCAGGGAAAAACAATGCCGATGCCGGGATATATCGTTTATCATAAACAGGCTAATCTTTCCGACGCAGAGAGAACTTTGCTGGTAAAGTATTTCGAGGAAATGCTGAAATCGAAAACGTATTAA
- a CDS encoding bifunctional aconitate hydratase 2/2-methylisocitrate dehydratase: MNIYQDYIQEIEERKNQGLHPKPIDSAELLSEIIAQIKDTANEHRADSLKFFIYNTLPGTTSAAAVKAKFLKEIILGESVVEEISPAFAFELLSHMKGGKSIEVLLDLALGNDVAIAKEAAKVLKTQVFLYEADTNRLKEAYHSGNEIAKEILESYAQAEFFTKLPEVAEEIKVVTFIAGEGDISTDLLSPGNQAHSRSDRELHGKCMITPEAQAEIKALQAQHPDASVMLIAEKGTMGVGSSRMSGVNNVALWTGKQASPYVPFVNIAPIVGGTNGISPIFLTTVDVTGGIGIDLKNWVKKVDENGNPIRNEAGEVVLEEAYSVATGTVLTINTKTKKLYNGDKELIDLTKSFTPQKMEFIKAGGSYAIVFGKKLQTFAAQVLGIEAPLVFAPSKEISHEGQGLTAVEKIFNRNAVGITPGKVLHAGSDVRVQVNIVGSQDTTGLMTSQELESMAATVISPIVDGAYQSGCHTASVWDKKAQANIPKLMKFMNEFGLITARDPKGKYHAMTDVIHKVLNDITVDEWAIIIGGDSHTRMSKGVAFGADSGTVALALATGEASMPIPESVKVTFKGEMKEHMDFRDVVHATQAQMLKQFGGENVFQGRIIEVHIGTLPADQAFTFTDWTAEMKAKASINISEDNTLIESLEIAKGRIQIMIDKGMDNKNQVLKGLIEKADKRIAEIKSGEKPALTPDANAKYYAEVVVDLDVIVEPMIADPDVNNEDVSKRYTHDTIRALSYYGGEKKVDLGFVGSCMVHKGDLKIVSQMLKNIEKQQGKVEFNAPLVVAAPTYNIIDELKAEGDWEFLEKYSGFEFDDNAPKGEARVEYKNMMYLERPGCNLCMGNQEKAAKGDTVLATSTRLFQGRVVEDSERKKGESLLASTPVVVLSAIIGRIPNIDEYKAAVEGIDLTKFAPPIKELVK, from the coding sequence ATGAATATTTATCAGGATTACATCCAAGAAATTGAAGAACGTAAAAACCAAGGGCTTCATCCAAAGCCAATCGACAGTGCAGAACTATTAAGTGAAATCATTGCACAGATTAAAGATACAGCTAATGAGCACAGAGCTGATTCTCTTAAATTTTTTATTTATAACACTTTACCCGGAACAACAAGTGCTGCCGCTGTAAAAGCTAAGTTTTTAAAAGAAATTATTCTTGGTGAATCCGTAGTAGAAGAAATATCTCCCGCTTTTGCTTTTGAATTGCTGTCTCACATGAAAGGCGGCAAGTCAATCGAAGTATTATTAGATCTGGCTTTAGGTAACGATGTTGCTATTGCTAAAGAAGCGGCAAAAGTTCTTAAAACTCAGGTTTTCCTTTATGAAGCGGATACAAACCGTCTGAAGGAAGCATATCATAGCGGTAACGAAATCGCAAAAGAAATCCTTGAAAGCTACGCGCAGGCTGAATTCTTCACCAAACTTCCTGAAGTTGCTGAGGAAATTAAAGTCGTAACGTTCATCGCGGGTGAAGGAGACATCTCAACAGATTTACTTTCTCCGGGAAATCAGGCTCACTCGAGATCCGACCGTGAATTGCACGGAAAATGTATGATCACTCCTGAAGCACAGGCAGAAATCAAAGCTTTACAGGCACAGCATCCTGATGCAAGCGTAATGCTTATTGCAGAAAAAGGAACAATGGGTGTTGGCTCATCTCGTATGTCAGGGGTAAACAATGTTGCTCTCTGGACAGGAAAACAGGCAAGTCCGTACGTACCATTCGTAAATATCGCTCCGATTGTTGGAGGTACAAACGGTATTTCTCCGATTTTCCTTACGACAGTTGACGTTACCGGAGGCATCGGTATCGACCTTAAAAACTGGGTGAAAAAAGTTGACGAAAACGGAAATCCTATTCGTAATGAAGCCGGAGAAGTTGTTCTTGAAGAAGCTTATTCGGTAGCTACAGGAACGGTTCTTACCATTAATACAAAAACAAAAAAATTATATAACGGAGATAAAGAATTAATAGACCTTACTAAATCTTTCACTCCGCAAAAGATGGAATTCATCAAAGCTGGTGGCTCTTACGCCATTGTATTTGGTAAAAAATTACAAACATTCGCAGCTCAGGTTTTAGGAATTGAAGCTCCGTTGGTTTTTGCTCCATCTAAAGAAATTTCTCATGAAGGGCAGGGTCTTACAGCGGTTGAAAAAATCTTCAACAGAAATGCTGTTGGCATCACGCCGGGAAAAGTTTTACATGCAGGATCTGATGTTCGTGTACAGGTAAACATCGTTGGATCTCAGGACACAACCGGTTTGATGACTTCTCAGGAATTGGAATCGATGGCGGCAACTGTGATTTCTCCGATCGTTGACGGTGCTTATCAGTCAGGTTGTCACACAGCTTCCGTTTGGGATAAAAAAGCTCAGGCTAATATTCCTAAATTAATGAAATTCATGAACGAATTCGGTTTGATCACAGCCCGTGACCCGAAAGGTAAATATCACGCCATGACAGACGTAATTCATAAAGTTCTTAACGATATTACGGTTGACGAGTGGGCGATCATCATCGGTGGTGACTCTCACACAAGAATGTCTAAAGGGGTTGCTTTCGGAGCAGACTCCGGAACGGTTGCTCTTGCATTAGCGACAGGTGAAGCATCTATGCCGATCCCTGAATCTGTAAAAGTAACGTTCAAAGGAGAAATGAAAGAACATATGGATTTCCGTGATGTTGTTCATGCAACTCAGGCTCAGATGTTGAAGCAGTTTGGAGGGGAAAACGTATTTCAGGGTAGAATCATTGAGGTTCATATCGGAACACTTCCTGCTGACCAGGCATTTACCTTTACAGACTGGACTGCCGAAATGAAGGCTAAAGCTTCCATTAATATTTCTGAAGACAATACTTTGATCGAATCATTGGAAATTGCAAAAGGCAGAATCCAGATCATGATCGACAAGGGTATGGATAATAAAAACCAGGTTCTTAAAGGATTAATTGAAAAAGCAGACAAGAGAATTGCAGAAATTAAATCTGGCGAAAAACCAGCGTTAACTCCGGATGCAAATGCAAAATATTACGCAGAAGTAGTTGTAGATCTTGACGTCATCGTAGAACCGATGATTGCTGACCCGGATGTAAACAACGAAGATGTTTCGAAGAGATACACTCACGATACGATCAGAGCGCTTTCTTATTACGGAGGTGAGAAAAAAGTAGATCTTGGATTTGTAGGATCTTGTATGGTACACAAAGGAGATTTAAAAATCGTTTCTCAAATGCTTAAAAACATTGAAAAACAACAAGGTAAAGTAGAATTCAACGCTCCTCTTGTGGTAGCCGCTCCGACTTATAATATTATTGATGAATTAAAAGCGGAAGGAGACTGGGAATTTTTAGAAAAATACTCTGGCTTCGAATTTGATGATAATGCTCCTAAAGGCGAAGCTCGTGTTGAATATAAAAATATGATGTACCTTGAGCGTCCGGGATGTAACCTTTGTATGGGTAACCAGGAAAAAGCAGCTAAAGGAGACACCGTATTAGCAACTTCTACCCGCCTTTTCCAGGGAAGAGTAGTTGAAGATTCCGAACGTAAAAAAGGAGAATCTTTATTGGCTTCAACACCGGTTGTTGTTTTATCTGCCATCATTGGAAGAATTCCTAATATAGATGAATATAAAGCTGCAGTTGAGGGCATTGATCTGACTAAATTTGCACCTCCTATCAAGGAGCTTGTTAAATAA